TAAAGCCAAACTCTCAAACCAGAAGAATGTCATTATCGAGATGCAGGTTTTGAATGTAGAAGGGTTTGAGAAAAGGATTTTATATAATGCGGCTAAGACATATTCAGCTCAGCTAAAAGAGACAGAGACATTTACCAGTCTTGAACCTATTATTGCTTTAACCATTACGGACTTTATCATGTTCGAGGATGTAGATAAGGTTATCACCTATTTCAATCTCATTGAAAAGGAGACTTTAATTAAATACAATGATGAAATCGAACTTGTTTTTATCGAATTGCCCAAATTCAAGAAGAATGAGGATGAACTGGATTCAATCAAAGATAAATGGATATATTTTATAAAGAATGCAGGTAAACTTGAATATACTCCAGAGACCTTACTTAAAGAGGTAGAAATAAAGGAGGCATTTGAAATAGCCAATACTGCGGGGATGAGTGAAAAGGAGTTAGAAATTCAATATAAGCGGCATGATTTTATCCGAATGCAAAGAGGTGCTATAGAATTCGCCTTAAAACAAGGGTTAAAACAAGGAATAGAACAAGGAATACAACGAGGAATAAAACGAGGGTTAAAACAAGGAATACAACAAGGAATACAACAAGGAATACAACAAGGAAGACAACAAGGAAGACAAGAAGGAAAACAAGAAGGAAGACAAGAAGGAAGACAAGAAGGGTTACAACAAGGATTACAACAAGGATTACAACAAGGAATACAACAAGGCAAAATAGAGGTAGCGAAAAGTCTTTTGAAATTAGGCGAAAAAGTTGAAAAAATATCACAGGTAACGGAATTAACAATAGAGGAAATCAAGAGTATTAATTAAATATCTTCACACAGACTTTTTTTTAAGTCTGTGTGGTTGGTTAATTTTAGCGTGTTATTCCCATCTTGTTTATTTTTTGCAGTGTTTTACCGTTATAGATTAGCCTGAGTTTATAAATGTAAATACCGCTGGCTATGTGCTCATTTTGGCTATTCCACTCAATTCGGGCGATGCCGTCGTTATCCACATCTATGTTTTTCTCTATTTGCCAGATAAGTTCGCCAATAATGTTGAATACCTCAACTTGCATCGTTACTGGCACATTATTCAAATTAGTCCTGGCACAAATCGTGGTTTTCCCGGTATGCGGATTTGGATAGTTGAATATCTCAAGAAACTCAAGGGTTTGTAATGGGTCAAATTGTGGGGAAGAAGGAGGTTTTTCTTTCACCGTTGGACCTGGATGTTCATAGGTTGGTGTCCCTGTAGCAGCTACACCCATTGCATCCTTTGCCTCAAAGTAATACTCGTATTTATCACTTACCTCATTTAGTCTAAAGATACAAAAATAAATCTTGCCAGTCTTGAAATCATTTCCGGATTCAACCACCATTTTAGCCTTTCCGACTAACTTATCATTATTAAGAATACAAATCTTAGGATAGTCAGCCAAAGGTGCATCGCCATCTTCATC
The bacterium DNA segment above includes these coding regions:
- a CDS encoding Rpn family recombination-promoting nuclease/putative transposase, which produces KAKLSNQKNVIIEMQVLNVEGFEKRILYNAAKTYSAQLKETETFTSLEPIIALTITDFIMFEDVDKVITYFNLIEKETLIKYNDEIELVFIELPKFKKNEDELDSIKDKWIYFIKNAGKLEYTPETLLKEVEIKEAFEIANTAGMSEKELEIQYKRHDFIRMQRGAIEFALKQGLKQGIEQGIQRGIKRGLKQGIQQGIQQGIQQGRQQGRQEGKQEGRQEGRQEGLQQGLQQGLQQGIQQGKIEVAKSLLKLGEKVEKISQVTELTIEEIKSIN